A stretch of the Taeniopygia guttata chromosome 3, bTaeGut7.mat, whole genome shotgun sequence genome encodes the following:
- the LOC100218258 gene encoding glutathione S-transferase, which yields MSGKPRLTYLNGRGRMEPIRWLLAAAGVEFEEVYLETKEQYDKLIKDGFLLFQQVPLVEIDGMKMVQTRAIMSYIAGKYNLYGKDLKERALIDMYVEGISDLMQMILVFPFSPPDAKEKNLESIKERATNRYFPVFEKVLKQHGQDFLVGNKFSWADVQLIEAILAVEEKVPDVLSGFPQLQVFKTKMSNIPTIKKFLQPGSPRKPPPDAHYVETVLKVFKK from the exons ATGTCAGGGAAGCCCAGGCTTACCTACTTGAATGGAAGGGGCCGGATGGAGCCCATACGATGGCTGTTGGCAGCAGCTGGTGTGGAG tttgaagAAGTTTATTTGGAAACAAAAGAGCAGTATGACAAGTTAATCAAAG ATGGATTCCTGCTCTTCCAGCAAGTGCCCCTGGTTGAGATCGATGGGATGAAGATGGTGCAGACCAGGGCCATCATGAGCTACATAGCAGGGAAATATAATCTCTATGGGAAAGACTTGAAGGAGAGAGCCCT GATTGATATGTATGTGGAGGGAATATCAGATCTGATGCAAATGATTTTGGTGTTTCCTTTCTCTCCACCTGatgcaaaggagaaaaatcttgAGTCAATTAAGGAGAGAGCAACTAACAGGTACTTTCCAGTCTTTGAAAAG GTTTTGAAACAACATGGCCAAGACTTTCTTGTGGGCAACAAATTCAGCTGGGCAGATGTTCAGCTTATAGAAGCCATCTTAGCAGTGGAGGAGAAAGTTCCTGATGTGCTCTCAGGGTTTCCTCAGTTGCAG gtgtttaaaaccaaaatgagcAATATACCTACAATTAAGAAgttcctgcagcctggcagcccaAGGAAACCCCCACCAGATGCCCATTATGTAGAAACTGTGTTGAAggtttttaagaaataa
- the LOC100219265 gene encoding glutathione S-transferase has product MSGKPKLHYINGRGRMEPIRWLLAAAGVEFEESYLEKKEDLTKLQKDGSLLFQQVPMVEIDGMKLVQTRAIANYIATKYNLYGKDMKERALIDMYVEGMFDLNELLLKNRYLPADQKEQHFANMMDKATNRYFPVFEKVLKDHGKDFLVGNQLSRADVQLLEIILMAEEYQPDVLAKFPLLQSFKARISNIPTINKFLQPGSQRKPVIREEEVPKVIKIFH; this is encoded by the exons ATGTCTGGAAAACCCAAGCTGCACTACATCAATGGACGTGGCCGGATGGAACCAATTCGgtggctcctggcagcagctggggttGAG TTTGAAGAATCTTacctggaaaaaaaggaggatcTGACAAAGCTACAGAAGG ATGGATCCCTGCTCTTTCAGCAAGTGCCAATGGTAGAGATCGACGGGATGAAGCTGGTGCAGACCAGAGCCATTGCCAACTACATAGCAACGAAGTACAACCTCTACGGGAAGGACATGAAGGAGAGAGCCCT AATCGATATGTACGTGGAAGGAATGTTCGATCTGAATGAGTTACTCCTGAAAAATCGTTACTTACCAGCAGACCAAAAGGAGCAACATTTTGCAAATATGATGGACAAGGCAACAAACAGATACTTCCCAGTCTTTGAGAAG GTTTTGAAAGACCATGGAAAAGACTTTCTGGTTGGCAaccagctgagcagggcagaTGTTCAATTACTTGAAATCATTTTAATGGCAGAGGAGTACCAACCTGATGTACTTGCCAAATTTCCTCTCTTACAG agCTTCAAAGCAAGAATAAGTAATATCCCCACAATAAATAAattcctgcagcctggcagccagAGGAAACCAGTAATACGAGAGGAAGAGGTACCTAAAGTGATCAAAATATTCCACTGA